In a single window of the Elaeis guineensis isolate ETL-2024a chromosome 8, EG11, whole genome shotgun sequence genome:
- the LOC105050743 gene encoding AUGMIN subunit 8 isoform X2 has translation MDVCKTEHPGAVMQQKTAQTEDNRRLPLVPSEKNNAAPATRKLRSREIASRYKSGISSTPLSTPTTPRRGPSTSPMPGTSLPKRSQSADRRRPSTPSTRSSVPSSPSSRPSTPSSPSSRSTTPVRDVVTEMHNTSRRLLSSRAPDGLWPSMRSLSSSFQSESVSVPFSKRDKAVTSVSSDRTLKSSANVAAERKRTPLRGRNTSEQSENSKPLENSRARVMDQHRWPAMISGKVSANALSRSVDFTDGVKKSQSSSISSRGISPRRTPASDSAGSGLQHSLSEVARRPAVDGSGRVQRDMSLSVNNPSHLSGRSSSATHPSRTQSLPIQALCRPSSPNKALSATSLARGMLSPSRSRPSTPRPSSLPRSRPSSPVSSSSSTTSRAGVTSSTFNYIVDMRKGKKNASHIEDAYQLRLLCNRVLQWRFVNARADETLSIQKMRAENILYNVWNTTSKLCDFVTMKRIDVQHWRQEMKLAMILNEQMAYLENWAALEREHCNTLSGATEALKASTLCLPVTGGTRADMLSMKNAVSSAVDVMQTMGSSICYVLSKVEGTKALVSELSGVAAKERAMLDECRELLASAAAMQVQEASLRTHLIQLRHDACKLE, from the exons ATGGATGTTTGTAAAACCGAGCATCCAGGGGCTGTGATGCAGCAGAAGACAGCCCAGACGGAAGATAACCGAAGGCTGCCGTTGGTCCCTTCTGAGAAGAACAATGCCGCCCCAGCCACCCGCAAGCTGCGGTCAAGGGAAATTGCTTCAAGGTACAAGTCTGGGATCTCCTCAACTCCTCTTTCAACTCCTACCACTCCGAGGCGAGGCCCATCGACGTCCCCCATGCCAGGAACTTCACTGCCGAAGAGATCCCAATCAGCAGACAGGAGACGACCCTCTACACCGTCAACAAGGTCCTCTGTGCCTTCTTCCCCATCATCTAGGCCTTCCACACCCTCTTCCCCATCTTCAAGGTCTACCACACCAGTGCGTGATGTGGTGACTGAGATGCATAACACTTCACGGCGGTTGCTCAGCAGCCGGGCTCCCGATGGCTTGTGGCCTTCAATGCGGAGTCTGTCTTCTTCTTTTCAGTCAGAATCTGTTTCAGTTCCTTTCAGTAAAAGAGACAAGGCGGTTACAAGTGTCTCTTCAGATCGCACATTGAAGTCCTCCGCCAATGTGGCGGCAGAGAGGAAGAGGACTCCTTTGAGAGGGAGGAATACCTCTGAGCAATCGGAGAATTCTAAGCCTTTGGAGAACTCACGGGCAAGGGTCATGGATCAACACCGTTGGCCTGCTATGATTAGTGGGAAGGTGTCTGCAAATGCCTTGTCAAGAAGTGTGGATTTCACTGATGGAGtcaaaaaatctcaatcttcatcAATTTCGTCTCGAGGAATTTCACCAAGGAGAACACCTGCATCTGATAGTGCTGGTAGTGGCCTCCAACACTCATTAAGTGAGGTGGCAAGGCGGCCGGCTGTTGATGGAAGTGGAAGAGTACAGCGCGATATGAGTTTAAGTGTAAATAACCCTTCACATCTTTCAGGGAGATCTTCGTCAGCAACACACCCTAGTAGGACTCAGTCATTACCAATTCAAGCTTTATGTCGCCCTTCATCACCGAATAAGGCTTTATCAGCAACATCCTTAGCTAGGGGAATGCTGAGTCCATCCCGATCAAGACCATCAACGCCAAGACCATCGAGTCTACCCCGGTCAAGACCATCATCCCCTGTGTCCTCATCTAGCAGCACAACTAGTCGAGCAGGTGTGACATCCTCCACATTCAACTATATTGTTGATATgcggaaaggaaagaagaatgcaAGCCACATAGAAGATGCCTATCAGCTGCGGTTGCTGTGCAATAGGGTCCTGCAGTGGCGCTTTGTCAATGCCCGAGCAGATGAGACTCTATCCATTCAGAAAATGAGGGCAGAG AATATCCTATACAATGTGTGGAATACAACTTCAAAATTGTGTGATTTTGTTACCATGAAGAGGATTGATGTGCAGCACTGGAGGCAAGAAATGAAGTTGGCCATGATTTTGAACGAACAA ATGGCATACCTTGAAAACTGGGCAGCATTGGAAAGAGAACATTGTAATACTTTATCAGGTGCAACTGAAGCTCTAAAGGCAAGCACGCTGTGCCTTCCGGTTACAGGAGGCACAAGG GCAGACATGCTTTCTATGAAGAATGCTGTTAGTTCAGCAGTTGATGTCATGCAAACCATGGGATCATCTATCTGTTATGTGCTATCAAAG GTAGAGGGCACAAAAGCTCTGGTTTCTGAATTATCAGGTGTTGCAGCCAAAGAAAGAGCGATGCTTGATGAATGTAGAGAATTATTAGCTTCAGCTGCAGCTATGCAG GTGCAGGAGGCTAGCCTTAGAACACATCTCATACAGTTGAGACACGACGCATGTAAGCTGGAGTAG
- the LOC105050743 gene encoding AUGMIN subunit 8 isoform X1 has product MDVCKTEHPGAVMQQKTAQTEDNRRLPLVPSEKNNAAPATRKLRSREIASRYKSGISSTPLSTPTTPRRGPSTSPMPGTSLPKRSQSADRRRPSTPSTRSSVPSSPSSRPSTPSSPSSRSTTPVRDVVTEMHNTSRRLLSSRAPDGLWPSMRSLSSSFQSESVSVPFSKRDKAVTSVSSDRTLKSSANVAAERKRTPLRGRNTSEQSENSKPLENSRARVMDQHRWPAMISGKVSANALSRSVDFTDGVKKSQSSSISSRGISPRRTPASDSAGSGLQHSLSEVARRPAVDGSGRVQRDMSLSVNNPSHLSGRSSSATHPSRTQSLPIQALCRPSSPNKALSATSLARGMLSPSRSRPSTPRPSSLPRSRPSSPVSSSSSTTSRAGVTSSTFNYIVDMRKGKKNASHIEDAYQLRLLCNRVLQWRFVNARADETLSIQKMRAENILYNVWNTTSKLCDFVTMKRIDVQHWRQEMKLAMILNEQMAYLENWAALEREHCNTLSGATEALKASTLCLPVTGGTRADMLSMKNAVSSAVDVMQTMGSSICYVLSKVEGTKALVSELSGVAAKERAMLDECRELLASAAAMQNFFALYVHLCHSLWAEELMHWSLLLIFLL; this is encoded by the exons ATGGATGTTTGTAAAACCGAGCATCCAGGGGCTGTGATGCAGCAGAAGACAGCCCAGACGGAAGATAACCGAAGGCTGCCGTTGGTCCCTTCTGAGAAGAACAATGCCGCCCCAGCCACCCGCAAGCTGCGGTCAAGGGAAATTGCTTCAAGGTACAAGTCTGGGATCTCCTCAACTCCTCTTTCAACTCCTACCACTCCGAGGCGAGGCCCATCGACGTCCCCCATGCCAGGAACTTCACTGCCGAAGAGATCCCAATCAGCAGACAGGAGACGACCCTCTACACCGTCAACAAGGTCCTCTGTGCCTTCTTCCCCATCATCTAGGCCTTCCACACCCTCTTCCCCATCTTCAAGGTCTACCACACCAGTGCGTGATGTGGTGACTGAGATGCATAACACTTCACGGCGGTTGCTCAGCAGCCGGGCTCCCGATGGCTTGTGGCCTTCAATGCGGAGTCTGTCTTCTTCTTTTCAGTCAGAATCTGTTTCAGTTCCTTTCAGTAAAAGAGACAAGGCGGTTACAAGTGTCTCTTCAGATCGCACATTGAAGTCCTCCGCCAATGTGGCGGCAGAGAGGAAGAGGACTCCTTTGAGAGGGAGGAATACCTCTGAGCAATCGGAGAATTCTAAGCCTTTGGAGAACTCACGGGCAAGGGTCATGGATCAACACCGTTGGCCTGCTATGATTAGTGGGAAGGTGTCTGCAAATGCCTTGTCAAGAAGTGTGGATTTCACTGATGGAGtcaaaaaatctcaatcttcatcAATTTCGTCTCGAGGAATTTCACCAAGGAGAACACCTGCATCTGATAGTGCTGGTAGTGGCCTCCAACACTCATTAAGTGAGGTGGCAAGGCGGCCGGCTGTTGATGGAAGTGGAAGAGTACAGCGCGATATGAGTTTAAGTGTAAATAACCCTTCACATCTTTCAGGGAGATCTTCGTCAGCAACACACCCTAGTAGGACTCAGTCATTACCAATTCAAGCTTTATGTCGCCCTTCATCACCGAATAAGGCTTTATCAGCAACATCCTTAGCTAGGGGAATGCTGAGTCCATCCCGATCAAGACCATCAACGCCAAGACCATCGAGTCTACCCCGGTCAAGACCATCATCCCCTGTGTCCTCATCTAGCAGCACAACTAGTCGAGCAGGTGTGACATCCTCCACATTCAACTATATTGTTGATATgcggaaaggaaagaagaatgcaAGCCACATAGAAGATGCCTATCAGCTGCGGTTGCTGTGCAATAGGGTCCTGCAGTGGCGCTTTGTCAATGCCCGAGCAGATGAGACTCTATCCATTCAGAAAATGAGGGCAGAG AATATCCTATACAATGTGTGGAATACAACTTCAAAATTGTGTGATTTTGTTACCATGAAGAGGATTGATGTGCAGCACTGGAGGCAAGAAATGAAGTTGGCCATGATTTTGAACGAACAA ATGGCATACCTTGAAAACTGGGCAGCATTGGAAAGAGAACATTGTAATACTTTATCAGGTGCAACTGAAGCTCTAAAGGCAAGCACGCTGTGCCTTCCGGTTACAGGAGGCACAAGG GCAGACATGCTTTCTATGAAGAATGCTGTTAGTTCAGCAGTTGATGTCATGCAAACCATGGGATCATCTATCTGTTATGTGCTATCAAAG GTAGAGGGCACAAAAGCTCTGGTTTCTGAATTATCAGGTGTTGCAGCCAAAGAAAGAGCGATGCTTGATGAATGTAGAGAATTATTAGCTTCAGCTGCAGCTATGCAG AACTTCTTTGCCCTCTACGTGCACCTATGCCATTCTCTTTGGGCGGAAGAGCTCATGCACTGGAGCCTGCTCTTAATTTTCTTGCTTTAG
- the LOC105050742 gene encoding pentatricopeptide repeat-containing protein At2g03380, mitochondrial: MKPVSLLQRHSSCILAYNTEPYQSLARAYHNAHLNLNPRPLSISPIKSPPISPRFSESTASNHPNSFLSLLHSCNNILTLGKIHGLLVVRGLTHNLQLQTKLIDSYGSFGKLECARMAFDGIPDPDLYSWKVMLKWYIMNERYMEAIGFYSYMRQRLREQDNIIFSLVLKACIKLLDLDEGKKLHCHITKVGNPDCFVLNVLIDMYAKCGNMECARRLFDEIQDRNVVSWTSIIAGHVQNDYAEEGLVLFNKMRWACVEPNEYTIGSLLSACSVLDALHQGKWIHGYMIKDGMGADSFLRTPLLNMYVKCGQVTDARSIFDGLCNADTVSWTAMIVGYTQMGYPVEALKLFSDEKWSGIVPNSVTLASALSASAQLKDLNLGRVLHMLGIKLGLDEYAAVMNALVDMYAKCCAILEAIYIFERTSAKDVVTWNAMIAGYCQNDLGCEALLLFNQMRSDGCLPDAITVVSALSACACLGALYIGSCFHVFAIKCAFLSNIYVCTALLNFYNKCGDVMSARKVFDEMRDKNTVAWCAMMGGYGMQGDSTGSIDLLRKMLQEDLQPNDVAFTTILSTCSHTGMVDEGQKYFDTMSKHYNIVPSMKHYACMVDMLARAGKVEAALEFIERMPMLADVSVWGAFLHGCRLHSRLEFGEVAAKKMIELQPETPDYYVLMSNLYASDGRWDEAFKIRKLMKEKGLIKLPGCSSIGMDNGLHPFALKDVFLRHGNTSPNFKVSSEHMAQ, from the coding sequence ATGAAACCGGTCTCCCTCCTTCAGCGGCACTCCTCTTGCATCTTGGCGTACAACACGGAACCTTACCAATCCCTTGCGAGAGCCTATCACAACGCCCACTTAAACCTCAATCCAAGACCTCTGTCCATTAGTCCAATCAAATCCCCTCCTATTTCTCCCAGATTCTCAGAATCCACAGCTTCCAATCACCCAAACTCATTCCTCTCTTTGCTGCATTCCTGCAACAATATTCTGACCCTCGGAAAAATCCATGGCCTGCTTGTGGTTCGTGGACTGACCCATAACCTCCAATTAcagaccaaattgatcgattcttATGGTTCTTTTGGGAAACTCGAATGCGCACGCATGGCGTTTGATGGTATTCCGGATCCGGATCTCTATTCATGGAAAGTAATGCTCAAATGGTACATAATGAACGAGCGGTATATGGAAGCTATTGGGTTTTACAGTTATATGAGACAACGTCTCAGAGAACAGGACAACATCATCTTCTCTCTCGTATTGAAGGCCTGCATCAAATTGCTCGATCTCGATGAGGGGAAGAAGCTACACTGCCACATAACTAAAGTTGGTAATCCTGATTGCTTTGTGCTAAATGTTCTTATCGATATGTATGCGAAATGCGGTAACATGGAATGTGCTCGCAGACTATTTGATGAGATTCAAGATAGAAATGTTGTTTCTTGGACTTCGATCATAGCTGGGCACGTTCAGAACGATTATGCCGAAGAAGGGTTGGTTTTGTTTAATAAGATGAGGTGGGCGTGTGTTGAGCCGAATGAATACACGATCGGGAGCTTACTGTCTGCTTGTTCGGTACTAGATGCTTTGCATCAAGGGAAATGGATCCATGGTTATATGATAAAAGATGGAATGGGTGCAGATTCTTTCTTACGTACTCCACTGTTAAATATGTATGTGAAGTGTGGACAAGTTACTGATGCCCGCTCCATCTTTGATGGACTTTGCAATGCAGATACTGTCTCATGGACTGCTATGATTGTTGGGTACACACAGATGGGATATCCTGTTGAGGCTTTAAAGTTATTTTCTGATGAGAAGTGGAGTGGCATAGTTCCTAATTCTGTTACCTTAGCAAGTGCTCTTTCTGCTTCTGCACAGTTGAAAGATTTGAATTTGGGAAGAGTTCTTCATATGCTTGGGATTAAACTAGGTTTAGATGAGTATGCTGCAGTAATGAATGCACTTGTTGATATGTATGCAAAATGTTGTGCTATTCTTGAAGCTATTTATATATTTGAAAGGACCTCTGCGAAGGATGTTGTTACTTGGAATGCTATGATTGCAGGGTACTGTCAGAATGACTTGGGCTGTGAAGCTTTGCTACTCTTCAACCAAATGAGGTCAGATGGCTGTCTGCCAGATGCCATCACAGTGGTAAGTGCTCTCTCAGCTTGTGCTTGTTTGGGAGCTCTATATATCGGCAGTTGCTTCCATGTTTTTGCCATCAAGTGTGCTTTTCTATCTAATATTTATGTTTGCACTGCTCTTCTTAATTTCTATAATAAATGTGGGGATGTGATGTCAGCTCGTAAGGTCTTTGATGAGATGAGAGATAAGAACACTGTTGCATGGTGTGCAATGATGGGTGGATATGGAATGCAAGGAGATTCTACTGGGTCTATTGATCTTCTTAGAAAAATGCTGCAGGAAGATTTGCAGCCGAATGATGTAGCCTTTACGACCATCCTATCAACTTGTAGTCATACCGGGATGGTTGATGAAGGACAGAAGTATTTTGATACCATGTCAAAGCATTACAATATTGTCCCCTCGATGAAACATTATGCATGTATGGTTGATATGCTAGCTCGAGCTGGAAAGGTTGAGGCGGCCTTGGAATTCATAGAGAGAATGCCAATGCTAGCTGATGTAAGTGTTTGGGGAGCTTTCCTTCATGGTTGCAGACTCCATTCAAGGTTGGAGTTCGGAGAAGTGGCGGCGAAGAAGATGATAGAGTTACAACCTGAGACTCCAGATTACTATGTTCTGATGTCCAACTTGTATGCTTCAGATGGAAGGTGGGATGAAGCGTTTAAGATCAGGAAACTGATGAAGGAGAAAGGGTTGATCAAGCTGCCAGGATGTAGCTCCATAGGAATGGATAATGGATTACATCCATTTGCCTTGAAAGATGTATTTCTCAGGCATGGCAATACATCACCAAATTTTAAAGTTTCTTCTGAACATATGGCGCAATGA